The Flammeovirgaceae bacterium genome contains a region encoding:
- a CDS encoding energy transducer TonB: MEVKKNPSADLESMRPLFFGVGLVTTLTVVILAFNWRTAERKHVARDHTQEETDDLIEIPPTEQLPPPPPQRVQPLKVVEVPDEEEIKEELTIALDQETVAEFTPEAAQVEVQHEEEETDQIFLVVESEAEFKGGRTALIKFVSENLKYPNQARRMGIEGKVFLAAVIEKDGSVTNVQVLKGIGAGCDEEAVRVVSKLPNWIPAKQRGRPVRSRITVPIVFALDQ, from the coding sequence ATGGAGGTCAAGAAAAACCCTTCGGCCGATCTTGAAAGTATGCGGCCCCTGTTTTTTGGGGTAGGCCTGGTAACCACACTGACCGTTGTGATTTTGGCGTTTAACTGGCGTACAGCCGAAAGGAAACATGTTGCCCGGGATCATACACAAGAAGAGACCGATGACCTGATTGAAATTCCGCCAACCGAACAATTACCTCCCCCGCCACCCCAGCGCGTTCAACCCCTTAAAGTAGTTGAAGTACCCGATGAAGAGGAGATTAAAGAAGAACTGACCATTGCTCTTGATCAGGAGACGGTAGCCGAGTTTACACCTGAAGCCGCACAGGTTGAAGTACAGCATGAAGAGGAAGAAACCGACCAGATTTTTCTGGTGGTTGAATCAGAAGCCGAATTTAAAGGTGGCCGCACAGCGCTGATAAAATTTGTAAGCGAAAATCTGAAATACCCGAACCAGGCCAGGCGCATGGGCATTGAAGGCAAAGTTTTTCTCGCGGCTGTTATTGAAAAAGACGGCTCGGTAACCAACGTGCAGGTGCTTAAAGGCATTGGTGCCGGCTGCGATGAAGAAGCCGTGCGTGTGGTGAGCAAACTGCCGAACTGGATTCCGGCAAAACAACGGGGCCGGCCGGTACGAAGCCGGATTACAGTGCCTATTGTTTTTGCGCTGGATCAATAA
- a CDS encoding tetratricopeptide repeat protein, whose product MPSIVPGYEYDIFISYRHKDNKYDGWVSEFVDNLKKEIAATFKEELSVYFDSNPHDGLLETQVVDKSLEGKLKCLIFIPILSQTYCDPNSYAWKHEFCAFNKLASTDQFGMYIRLANGNVNSRVLPIRIHELEEQDHKLIESELGGTLRSLDFIYRTPGVNRPLRAHEDEPKENLNHIFYRDQINKVANTIKQTIAGIRMKGPGGEKVSAEVYNKSEVITKTTANRKIVFGTVAALILLVAAFYYFRSDNSMPSGQSEEQGIAVLPFADLSPEGDQEYFSDGLSEELLNLLARIPELKVISRTSAFSFKGKNEDIRSIGKKLGVTHILEGSVRKSSDKIRITAQLIHVSDGSHIWSKTYDRTLGDIFKIQDEIANAVVQELKLTLSGNEVHPRPANSEAYNLYLQGRYFFAKHRREDVDEAIDLFNQAIAIDNSLADAWAALSLAYASHANNGYIDPAEGFEKARTAANKAIGLADDLASGHYALASILSAYDWNWPGAQDEFRKAIARDPSNIGAINGMANLALTLGQFDQAISLYTKALELDPLRTVIKVNLAMTLMHANRLDEAAQQLNRALELNPNFPTARYRLGLIYLLQGNAAKAIEELQKEVVEDWRMQGLAMAYYKAGKIKEADVLLKNFITEFQEVSAFQIAEIYGCRNDAGQVFAWLEKAYAQRDGGLSTLTGNPWLRSMENDPRYAEFRRKMKL is encoded by the coding sequence ATGCCGTCTATAGTTCCCGGATACGAATACGATATCTTCATCAGCTACCGGCACAAGGACAATAAATACGATGGCTGGGTGAGTGAATTTGTTGACAATCTGAAAAAAGAGATTGCCGCAACGTTTAAGGAGGAACTGTCTGTTTACTTCGATTCCAACCCGCACGATGGCCTGCTCGAAACCCAGGTGGTTGACAAGAGCCTGGAGGGTAAACTGAAATGCCTGATTTTTATACCCATCCTGTCGCAAACGTATTGCGACCCAAACAGCTATGCCTGGAAACACGAGTTCTGCGCCTTTAACAAACTGGCGAGTACCGATCAGTTTGGTATGTACATCAGGCTGGCCAACGGCAATGTGAACAGCCGGGTACTTCCTATTCGCATCCATGAATTAGAGGAGCAAGATCACAAATTAATTGAATCCGAACTGGGCGGCACCTTGCGTTCACTGGATTTCATTTACCGGACACCCGGTGTTAACCGGCCGTTGCGCGCACACGAAGATGAGCCTAAAGAAAACCTTAACCACATTTTTTACCGCGACCAGATTAACAAAGTAGCCAATACCATCAAGCAAACCATTGCCGGAATACGCATGAAAGGCCCGGGTGGCGAAAAAGTTTCAGCGGAAGTTTACAACAAATCCGAAGTTATCACTAAGACTACCGCAAACAGGAAGATCGTATTCGGTACTGTTGCAGCACTTATTCTGCTGGTAGCAGCCTTCTATTATTTTCGTTCAGATAATAGTATGCCTTCCGGCCAATCGGAAGAGCAAGGAATTGCTGTTTTGCCTTTTGCCGACCTGAGCCCGGAAGGCGACCAGGAATATTTTTCCGATGGCCTGAGTGAAGAACTCCTGAACCTGCTGGCGCGCATACCGGAACTGAAAGTCATTTCGCGCACTTCGGCATTTTCATTTAAAGGCAAGAATGAGGACATCCGGTCAATCGGTAAAAAACTCGGAGTAACCCACATTCTTGAAGGAAGCGTAAGAAAATCTTCCGATAAAATCCGGATCACCGCGCAGCTTATCCACGTCAGCGATGGCAGTCACATCTGGTCGAAGACGTATGACCGAACGTTGGGAGACATTTTTAAGATTCAGGATGAAATTGCCAATGCAGTTGTACAGGAACTGAAGTTAACACTTAGCGGTAACGAGGTTCATCCACGTCCTGCAAACTCAGAAGCATATAACCTTTACCTGCAGGGCCGCTACTTTTTTGCAAAACACAGGCGCGAAGATGTGGATGAAGCCATCGATTTATTCAACCAGGCAATCGCTATCGACAATTCATTGGCTGATGCCTGGGCTGCCTTGTCGTTGGCCTATGCCTCCCACGCGAACAACGGCTACATTGATCCGGCTGAAGGTTTTGAGAAGGCCCGCACGGCAGCAAATAAAGCAATAGGCCTTGCCGATGATCTGGCCAGCGGCCACTACGCACTCGCCTCTATCTTGTCGGCATACGATTGGAACTGGCCGGGTGCACAGGATGAATTCCGGAAAGCCATTGCCCGCGACCCCTCCAACATCGGGGCCATTAACGGCATGGCCAACCTTGCCCTGACATTAGGGCAATTTGATCAGGCCATTTCCTTATATACCAAAGCGCTGGAACTGGATCCATTGCGCACGGTCATCAAGGTAAATCTGGCCATGACCCTGATGCACGCCAACCGGCTGGATGAAGCTGCGCAGCAACTGAACAGGGCCCTTGAATTAAATCCGAATTTTCCAACCGCCCGCTACCGACTCGGGCTTATTTATCTGTTACAAGGAAATGCAGCAAAAGCCATCGAAGAACTTCAAAAAGAAGTAGTAGAAGACTGGCGTATGCAGGGATTAGCGATGGCCTACTACAAAGCCGGAAAAATAAAAGAAGCTGACGTACTGCTAAAAAATTTCATTACAGAGTTCCAGGAGGTGAGCGCATTTCAGATTGCTGAAATCTATGGCTGCCGCAACGATGCCGGCCAGGTATTTGCCTGGCTTGAGAAGGCCTATGCCCAGCGCGATGGCGGCCTTAGCACGTTAACCGGAAACCCCTGGCTTCGGTCAATGGAAAATGACCCGCGCTATGCCGAATTCAGGCGAAAAATGAAACTTTAA
- a CDS encoding membrane dipeptidase: MVTRRKFIQSTATLATGAVLVQPAFSFVPFVSIPCFDLHTHPGIFFAKGSEQYPGDTAVKKTLSEMKDGNVAGAFFSLVADARIIKVGPDGVRPFGNFAKGEAWTDYKRQLGLVREAIQGSTSVVLAAEKNSFDKNPGKVSAFISIEGGDYLEGDAGRLEEMYNDGIRSIQLVHYHPNELGDLQTEPPQHNGLSQAGVEAVKRMNKLGMLIDVAHASYETTKAVADVTTHPIVLSHSMLHNGSQHPVAKRMVSADHARVVAGTGGVIGMWPSGLNNDLADFVDNTMRLVDVVGIDHVGLGTDMDANFRPVLFSYLQVSEWLNGLQAKGLGDKDVAKIAGGNARRVLNKVFRS, from the coding sequence ATGGTCACACGCAGAAAATTTATCCAATCAACTGCTACCCTGGCAACAGGCGCAGTGCTGGTTCAACCGGCATTCAGTTTTGTCCCTTTCGTTTCAATCCCGTGTTTTGACTTACACACCCACCCGGGTATTTTTTTTGCCAAAGGCAGTGAGCAGTATCCGGGTGATACCGCAGTTAAGAAGACGTTATCAGAGATGAAAGATGGTAATGTGGCCGGAGCATTTTTTTCGCTGGTGGCCGATGCGCGCATCATTAAAGTAGGCCCGGATGGCGTTCGGCCTTTTGGAAATTTTGCCAAAGGCGAAGCCTGGACAGATTACAAACGCCAGCTTGGTTTGGTTCGGGAGGCGATACAAGGCTCCACGTCTGTTGTACTCGCAGCAGAGAAGAATTCGTTTGATAAGAATCCCGGCAAGGTATCGGCCTTCATTTCAATTGAAGGTGGCGATTACCTGGAAGGTGATGCTGGCCGCCTGGAAGAAATGTATAACGATGGCATCCGGTCCATTCAACTGGTTCACTACCACCCAAACGAGTTGGGCGATTTGCAAACGGAGCCCCCGCAGCACAATGGCCTTTCGCAAGCGGGTGTTGAAGCGGTAAAACGAATGAACAAACTGGGTATGCTCATTGATGTGGCGCATGCCAGTTATGAAACAACCAAAGCGGTTGCCGATGTCACAACGCATCCCATCGTGCTGTCGCACAGCATGCTTCATAACGGCAGTCAACACCCCGTAGCCAAACGAATGGTATCGGCTGATCATGCACGTGTTGTAGCCGGCACCGGTGGTGTTATCGGTATGTGGCCCAGCGGATTGAATAATGACCTTGCCGATTTTGTGGATAACACCATGCGACTGGTTGACGTGGTGGGTATTGATCACGTGGGTCTGGGCACCGACATGGACGCCAACTTCAGGCCGGTGCTCTTCAGCTACCTGCAGGTGAGCGAGTGGCTCAACGGTCTGCAAGCGAAGGGGCTCGGTGATAAAGATGTTGCCAAAATTGCCGGTGGCAATGCCAGGCGTGTTTTGAATAAAGTGTTTCGCAGCTAG
- a CDS encoding DUF4071 domain-containing protein — MPESIQHIENLINHGRFLEARTKAEELLKSSTDTRLAQLYALALSKSGMPEAAKEFLEPVYRTNPADPETAGILGSIFKELFKKSQQSTFALQSRDTYLKNFVTTQNYYTGINAASMSAMIMQSGKSRDIAQQVISMIKPETTDFWELATLGEAYMLLKDRANSISCYVKARKAAGTDWGKITSVYNQLWLLNHYIPVSGEVMKVFNPPGVVAFVGHMIDHPERKSPRFPPELEPRIKEAIRSSIRTLNAKIGYCSLACGGDILFAEAMAEEEGEVNIFLPFNQDDFLDVSVRFAGEQWVQRFHDLRQKFPVRYVTNEGYEGHDDLFTLQSRVIFGSAVLRSAVHHAVPSLLTVLSEVDLKRSTGGTRDTIRLWPYPDHYLNINPDVMLATTAEGDNGTNEHSPVPLTDRPVHYLVLADLAFLKTMEKERVYKLINQRLDEDRIPYAAPDPAHDNVLMAFEYETAAMEMVRALIDAVPTHKKEPELKITLHVGPVLRHDGDIKGEAINLIHTLSTLSPRGALCASSQFAALLALDAKRYAIEYAGIVTGKEQAEFPVYKVVLK; from the coding sequence TTGCCCGAATCTATTCAACATATCGAAAACCTGATCAACCACGGGCGGTTTCTGGAAGCACGCACAAAAGCTGAGGAGTTACTGAAATCTTCTACCGATACCCGGCTCGCTCAGCTCTATGCGCTGGCTTTATCGAAGTCGGGCATGCCCGAAGCCGCCAAGGAATTCCTCGAACCGGTTTACCGTACAAACCCGGCCGACCCCGAAACAGCCGGGATACTGGGCAGCATTTTCAAGGAGTTATTTAAGAAAAGCCAGCAAAGCACCTTTGCATTGCAATCGCGCGATACATACCTCAAGAATTTTGTCACAACCCAGAATTATTATACCGGCATCAATGCGGCCTCTATGTCGGCCATGATCATGCAATCCGGCAAAAGCCGGGACATTGCGCAACAGGTGATCAGTATGATTAAACCGGAAACAACTGATTTCTGGGAACTGGCCACGCTGGGCGAAGCCTACATGCTGCTGAAAGACAGGGCGAACTCTATTTCGTGTTATGTGAAGGCACGCAAAGCAGCCGGAACGGACTGGGGTAAAATTACCAGTGTGTACAACCAATTGTGGTTGCTCAATCATTACATACCGGTATCCGGTGAGGTGATGAAGGTTTTTAACCCGCCCGGAGTGGTGGCATTTGTCGGACATATGATTGATCATCCGGAGCGCAAATCACCGCGCTTTCCGCCTGAGCTTGAACCAAGAATTAAAGAGGCTATCCGCAGCAGCATTCGTACACTCAATGCCAAGATTGGTTATTGTTCACTGGCCTGTGGTGGCGACATTCTGTTTGCCGAAGCCATGGCCGAAGAGGAGGGTGAAGTAAATATTTTTCTGCCTTTTAATCAGGATGATTTCCTGGATGTAAGTGTTCGGTTTGCCGGTGAGCAGTGGGTGCAGCGCTTCCATGACCTGCGGCAAAAATTTCCGGTACGGTATGTTACCAATGAAGGCTATGAAGGCCACGATGATCTGTTTACCCTGCAAAGCCGTGTAATTTTTGGTTCGGCTGTGCTGCGAAGTGCAGTACATCATGCCGTGCCTTCGTTGTTAACCGTTTTATCGGAAGTTGACCTTAAGCGTAGTACCGGTGGCACACGCGATACCATCAGGTTGTGGCCTTATCCGGATCATTACCTGAACATTAATCCGGATGTGATGCTGGCAACAACAGCTGAAGGCGACAACGGAACCAACGAGCATTCACCTGTTCCGTTAACCGACCGGCCCGTTCACTACCTAGTTCTGGCTGATCTTGCCTTTCTGAAAACCATGGAGAAGGAGCGGGTTTACAAACTGATTAACCAACGCCTGGATGAAGACCGCATTCCTTATGCCGCTCCAGACCCGGCCCACGACAATGTGCTGATGGCTTTTGAGTATGAAACAGCAGCCATGGAGATGGTACGGGCGCTGATTGATGCCGTTCCGACTCATAAAAAAGAACCGGAGCTTAAAATCACTCTGCATGTTGGTCCGGTACTCAGACACGATGGGGATATAAAGGGAGAAGCAATTAACCTGATACACACCCTTAGTACCCTATCACCAAGGGGGGCTTTGTGTGCCAGCAGCCAGTTTGCGGCTTTGCTGGCACTGGATGCGAAACGGTATGCAATTGAATACGCAGGAATCGTTACCGGTAAAGAACAGGCTGAATTCCCCGTTTACAAAGTGGTGTTAAAATAA
- a CDS encoding DUF4956 domain-containing protein, with protein sequence MENLQLFTGYFFVRLLINTTAMIILIRFIYYHTYNKRNLFFTYFLLNFVVFLLAFMLEKAKAFSSLSSAFGLLAAFSLLRFRTETLSSKDMTYLFIIMALGLINSVMMGTVLEIAIVNGMLLLAVYIVDGNILMKNQKTKMVEYEGLENIKPDKHHLLIEDLKQRTGLNINRISVEQIDFTRNRAEIKIYYYS encoded by the coding sequence ATGGAGAACCTTCAACTTTTTACCGGCTATTTTTTCGTCAGGTTGCTCATTAATACAACAGCAATGATCATCCTGATCCGTTTCATTTACTATCACACCTATAACAAGCGAAACCTGTTCTTTACTTACTTCCTGCTGAACTTCGTGGTATTTCTGCTGGCATTTATGCTGGAGAAAGCAAAAGCGTTCAGTTCGCTTAGCAGCGCATTTGGTTTGCTGGCAGCTTTCTCACTGCTCCGCTTCCGAACTGAAACGCTGTCATCTAAAGATATGACTTACCTGTTTATCATCATGGCACTGGGCCTGATTAACTCGGTCATGATGGGCACCGTGCTGGAGATCGCTATTGTAAACGGAATGCTGTTACTGGCAGTTTACATTGTTGACGGCAACATTCTGATGAAAAACCAAAAAACAAAAATGGTGGAATACGAAGGTCTTGAAAATATCAAACCTGATAAACATCATTTGCTAATCGAAGATCTGAAGCAACGTACCGGATTGAACATCAACCGCATTTCAGTAGAACAGATAGACTTTACCCGCAACAGGGCTGAAATAAAAATCTACTATTATTCCTGA
- a CDS encoding asparagine synthetase B: protein MRRWVILIALMVSGKVLASSLLIPMDNSQRNHLKAYGLAFYTLQRNIPVDWLLNYRGGSFLIAYSKELASECKVRDVSVEILSDTEVNKLLNQIESPAVNMNLVRMERAPRIAVYSPKNEVILDETDAVILVLDYAEIPYDIIYDEQILKEDALLRYDWLHLHHEDFTGQVSKVQFRQSAQLEVKLLETTAAQLGYSRVSAMKYDVIKKIHAFCASGGYLFAMCSGAETFDIALAANGVDLENTLDELEVPLDYAKSLAFENYTLEPTMNRSFSTINVGGWGYNDSGTEFFTLFEFSAKWDVIPSILTQNHEYLIREFSGLTTAFNKPHVKPDVLILAENRQRPYVRYIYGELGNGHWTYYSGHDPEGGRGRGRGPTDLNLFPHSPGYRLILNNVLFPSAGKKKRKT, encoded by the coding sequence ATGCGAAGGTGGGTGATCCTGATTGCTTTAATGGTTTCCGGTAAGGTGCTGGCATCATCCCTGCTTATCCCGATGGATAACAGCCAGCGCAACCACCTGAAAGCTTACGGGTTAGCTTTTTACACACTTCAGCGCAACATACCGGTTGACTGGCTGCTGAATTACCGGGGTGGAAGTTTTTTGATTGCTTATTCAAAGGAGCTTGCCAGTGAGTGCAAGGTGCGCGATGTTTCCGTTGAAATTCTTAGCGACACCGAGGTAAACAAATTGCTTAACCAGATTGAAAGTCCTGCTGTGAACATGAACCTGGTGCGGATGGAACGCGCCCCGCGCATAGCCGTGTACTCACCTAAAAACGAAGTGATTCTTGATGAGACCGATGCGGTAATCCTGGTACTGGATTATGCCGAGATACCGTATGATATTATTTATGATGAGCAGATCTTAAAAGAAGATGCCTTATTGCGGTACGACTGGCTGCACCTTCACCACGAAGACTTTACCGGCCAGGTAAGCAAGGTGCAGTTCAGGCAGTCGGCCCAGCTTGAAGTTAAATTATTGGAAACTACTGCTGCACAATTAGGGTATAGCCGGGTATCGGCCATGAAATACGATGTGATAAAAAAGATACATGCTTTTTGCGCAAGCGGGGGTTACTTGTTCGCCATGTGCTCCGGAGCTGAAACCTTTGACATTGCACTTGCAGCCAACGGGGTTGATCTGGAAAACACATTGGATGAACTGGAGGTACCGCTCGACTATGCCAAAAGCCTGGCGTTTGAAAACTACACGCTGGAGCCAACCATGAACCGCAGTTTCTCAACCATCAATGTAGGCGGGTGGGGGTATAATGATTCGGGAACTGAGTTTTTCACACTGTTCGAGTTCTCGGCTAAGTGGGATGTTATTCCATCCATCTTAACGCAAAATCACGAATACCTTATCCGCGAATTTTCGGGGCTCACTACAGCGTTCAATAAACCACATGTGAAACCGGATGTGCTCATCCTGGCTGAAAACAGGCAGCGGCCTTATGTACGCTATATATATGGAGAGCTCGGCAACGGCCACTGGACGTATTACAGCGGACACGACCCGGAAGGAGGCCGCGGGCGGGGCCGTGGGCCTACCGATTTGAATTTATTTCCCCACTCACCCGGGTACCGGCTTATATTAAATAATGTGCTCTTTCCTTCGGCCGGTAAAAAGAAGCGGAAGACCTGA
- a CDS encoding metallophosphoesterase, which yields MKIRVSQIVILLLFSLQAFPQQLLVQPYLQPGNASSLTKEQKVVIWQTDSVAANFLVECAPVGTTSKSVKVKPVVTKLSLLNKTTLLYRATLTGLKTDQVYSYTVLLNDKPIAQHQFETRSKKPQTRFAVFGDCGAGTQQQAEIAYRVYQQKPQFVLLTGDMVYNNGRELEYRHRFFPYYLAAEPAPDKGAPLMNSIPFYMLLGNHDTYSANLSKYPDGLAYFYYTDLPRNAPITALTVTPTGEPQIVSAFKKNTAPRFPVTANYSFDYGNVHITCLDANDYVNPLDPLLVEWLRTDIGNSKADWKIVAYHHPGFNSSKAHYNQQWMRLLSPLLEELGVDLVLTGHVHNYQRSVPLKFNPKKDEAGTRYVVSDEGRVDGVFTLDTAFDGTINTKPIGIIHIVTGAGGASLYDKELGSNPELWKHDPPENWVPFTAKMITDKHSFTLIETNGTVLTLKQIDTSGNLLDEIRITR from the coding sequence ATGAAAATCCGGGTAAGTCAAATTGTTATATTACTCCTTTTCTCACTACAGGCTTTTCCCCAACAGTTGTTGGTGCAGCCTTACCTGCAACCGGGCAATGCCTCATCCCTTACTAAAGAACAAAAAGTAGTCATCTGGCAAACTGATAGCGTGGCCGCTAATTTTTTAGTCGAGTGTGCACCGGTTGGAACAACAAGCAAGTCCGTTAAAGTAAAACCCGTTGTTACCAAACTCAGCTTGCTGAACAAAACAACCTTGCTTTACAGGGCAACCCTCACCGGTTTAAAGACTGATCAGGTTTATAGCTACACGGTGTTGTTAAACGATAAGCCAATTGCTCAACACCAATTTGAAACCCGTAGCAAAAAACCACAGACACGCTTTGCCGTGTTTGGTGATTGCGGTGCCGGAACGCAGCAACAGGCGGAAATTGCTTACCGGGTTTATCAGCAGAAGCCACAGTTTGTGCTGCTAACCGGTGACATGGTATATAACAACGGCCGTGAACTGGAATACCGCCACCGGTTTTTTCCGTATTACCTTGCTGCAGAACCCGCACCTGATAAAGGAGCACCACTTATGAACAGCATTCCTTTTTATATGCTGCTCGGAAACCACGACACGTACAGTGCAAACCTGAGTAAATACCCTGATGGCCTCGCCTACTTTTACTACACGGATTTACCCCGCAATGCACCCATAACAGCATTAACCGTTACTCCAACAGGTGAACCGCAAATTGTAAGCGCATTTAAAAAGAATACCGCACCCAGGTTTCCGGTTACCGCAAACTATTCGTTCGATTACGGCAATGTTCACATTACCTGCCTCGATGCCAATGACTACGTTAATCCGCTCGACCCACTGTTGGTAGAATGGCTTCGCACCGACATCGGTAACAGTAAAGCCGACTGGAAGATTGTGGCCTATCATCATCCCGGTTTTAACTCAAGCAAAGCACATTACAACCAGCAGTGGATGCGGTTACTCTCACCTTTGCTTGAGGAATTGGGTGTTGACCTGGTATTAACCGGCCATGTGCACAACTACCAGCGCAGCGTTCCGTTGAAATTCAATCCTAAAAAAGATGAAGCCGGAACACGCTATGTAGTTTCGGATGAGGGCCGCGTGGACGGGGTGTTTACTTTAGATACAGCGTTTGACGGAACAATCAACACAAAACCCATTGGAATAATCCACATCGTTACCGGTGCGGGTGGCGCCTCGCTATACGATAAAGAACTGGGAAGCAACCCTGAATTATGGAAACACGATCCGCCCGAAAACTGGGTGCCGTTTACCGCTAAAATGATAACCGATAAACATTCATTCACATTAATCGAAACAAACGGCACGGTGTTGACACTGAAACAGATAGACACTTCCGGCAACCTGCTTGACGAAATCCGGATTACGCGCTAA
- a CDS encoding aminotransferase class V-fold PLP-dependent enzyme, with product MDKRTFLKNLGILSVGLPSFASLETLVKQVQHLPADQLAANDDFWMQIRGGYKLKPDYINLENGYYCFLPQETLENYINHIREVNYQGSYYMRTVQVENKRKTAARLANLMGCSPEEVVITRNTTESLDLIISGQNWRPGDEAVMAEQDYPAMLNMFKQVAKRYGMVNKIVSVPNHPKDDDEIVRLYEQAITPKTKLLMVCHMINITGQILPVKKICDMAHSKGVKVMVDGAHAVAHIKFSIPDLNCDYYGSSLHKWLSVPLGAGLLYVKKENISSVWPLLAPYDMKEDDIYRLNHTGTIPVHTDLAVNNAIDYYEKIGAERKEERLRYLQNYWTSKVRNLPHIILNTPADQTRCCGIANVGVKNMKPQDLAKTLMDKYKIYTVAIDSANVHGCRITPNIYTTTQELDVFVKALKELV from the coding sequence ATGGACAAACGTACATTTCTTAAAAACCTTGGTATTCTCTCCGTTGGATTACCATCCTTTGCTTCTTTGGAAACCCTTGTGAAGCAGGTACAACACCTTCCGGCAGACCAATTGGCAGCCAATGATGATTTCTGGATGCAAATCCGGGGCGGGTACAAACTCAAACCGGATTATATCAATCTTGAAAACGGTTACTACTGTTTCCTTCCGCAGGAAACACTCGAAAACTACATCAACCACATCCGCGAAGTAAACTACCAGGGCTCCTACTACATGCGCACCGTACAGGTTGAAAACAAACGGAAAACGGCAGCCCGGCTTGCCAACCTGATGGGATGCTCACCCGAAGAGGTAGTGATTACCCGAAATACCACCGAATCGCTCGACCTGATCATCAGCGGACAAAACTGGCGACCGGGTGATGAGGCAGTGATGGCCGAACAGGATTACCCGGCCATGCTGAACATGTTTAAACAGGTGGCCAAACGATACGGTATGGTAAACAAAATCGTATCGGTACCCAACCACCCGAAAGATGATGATGAAATCGTTCGCTTGTATGAACAGGCCATCACACCAAAAACCAAATTGCTGATGGTTTGCCACATGATTAATATAACCGGGCAGATATTGCCGGTAAAAAAAATCTGCGACATGGCGCACAGCAAAGGCGTTAAGGTAATGGTGGATGGCGCCCATGCTGTGGCCCACATCAAATTTTCTATTCCTGATTTGAACTGCGATTACTACGGGTCAAGTCTTCATAAATGGCTGAGTGTACCGCTTGGTGCCGGGCTTCTTTATGTCAAGAAAGAGAATATCAGTTCGGTATGGCCGCTGCTGGCCCCCTACGATATGAAAGAGGATGACATCTACCGGCTTAACCACACCGGTACCATTCCGGTGCATACCGATCTGGCCGTTAACAACGCCATCGACTACTACGAAAAAATTGGTGCCGAACGAAAAGAGGAACGTTTACGCTACCTGCAAAACTACTGGACCAGCAAGGTGCGCAACCTTCCGCATATTATTTTAAATACACCGGCCGACCAAACCCGGTGCTGCGGTATAGCCAACGTGGGAGTGAAAAACATGAAACCCCAGGATCTGGCAAAGACGCTGATGGATAAATATAAAATCTACACCGTAGCCATCGACAGCGCCAACGTGCACGGATGCCGGATAACCCCGAACATCTACACCACTACCCAGGAACTGGATGTGTTTGTTAAAGCTTTGAAGGAATTAGTATGA
- a CDS encoding PrsW family intramembrane metalloprotease yields MYIHDKHEPEPVWLLALSFFYGVLSLALNLAIALPIDSLIPIEEHDLKAQAFHAFAVVAFLEELSKFVFIRGILYRNRNFNEPLDGIVYAVMVGMGFATAENIIYVWHGGGGTAIMRMFSAIPAHALFAILMGYWLGKAKFIHAKEKRLSLLALLTATFFHGIYDYFLFISFVPGIWVWSAVSLLVAFILARKAVRLHQQASPFIQTTETNKNSI; encoded by the coding sequence ATGTACATTCACGATAAGCACGAACCCGAACCGGTGTGGCTGCTGGCGCTGAGCTTTTTTTATGGTGTACTGAGTCTTGCCCTTAACCTGGCCATTGCCTTACCCATTGACAGCCTGATTCCAATCGAAGAACACGACCTGAAAGCACAGGCCTTTCATGCATTTGCCGTAGTAGCCTTTTTAGAAGAGCTGAGCAAGTTTGTTTTTATTCGTGGCATACTTTACCGCAATAGAAACTTTAACGAACCACTCGATGGCATTGTGTATGCCGTAATGGTGGGCATGGGGTTTGCTACAGCCGAAAACATTATTTATGTATGGCATGGCGGTGGAGGCACCGCTATTATGCGCATGTTTTCAGCGATTCCTGCACACGCACTCTTTGCCATACTGATGGGATACTGGCTGGGCAAAGCAAAATTTATACACGCCAAAGAAAAGCGACTCAGTCTTCTGGCGCTCCTTACCGCAACATTCTTCCATGGCATTTACGATTATTTTCTGTTCATCTCATTTGTTCCGGGCATTTGGGTATGGTCGGCCGTTTCACTTCTTGTGGCCTTCATCCTGGCCCGCAAAGCCGTTCGCCTGCACCAGCAAGCTTCGCCTTTTATTCAAACTACTGAAACCAATAAAAATTCAATTTGA